The region TTGAAGCAGGCGCAGCGGCGGGGGGCTGATCTGATATTTCTGTCGCCGTTGTTCCCTACTCGGTCGCATCCGGGGGGCAGGGTGCTGGGCCGCACGAGATTCGCGGGCCTGGCCCTGAGGGCTGGCATGCCGGTGATGGCGTTGGGTGGGGTTCAGGCGAAGCATCACACTATGCTGCGGGGCATGGGCGCTTCAGGTTGGGCCGCGATTGATGGGCTGACTACCGGGCCGACATAGGATGATGCTGGAGTTGGTACGGCGAGGCTGGGTGGCTTGGGGAGGGGCCGCTTACTCATTCCCCGCCCGCTTGCGGGAGGACTTAATGAGCGGAGCGAATTAGTCGCAGCGGGATGGGCTGTCGCAACCTTGTGCAGGCCCACCCCCTAACCCCCTCCCGCCAGCGGGAGGGGGCATAAGGTCCGCAATTGGTCGCAACCAGCCATGCTGGCGCTCCCTCGCGATGAAGCAAGGCTAACGATGTCGCGAAGTCAGGCTAGCCGCAGCTAGATCAGAATTTGAAGACGGTGCCCAGATAGACGGCCTGGTTATCCTGACGCTCGTCGGTCATGGGGGCCAGGCGGCCGATGACGCTGTTGTTGTAGCGCAGGCCCGCTGTCACGTTCAGGTTGCGCGTCAGCGAATAGGAACTGGCCAGATCCAGCGAATAATCCTTGTCCGCATTGGGCGTGCGGACGGCAGTGCCGGGATCGCGGCGGCTTTCGATCATCACCTTGGTGCTGAAGCGATTCTTGCCGCCTTCATCCAGCGAGAAATTCTTCGCGCCAGCAATATTATCGATCGAAACCGGATCCAGTTCCTTGCGGCCCACCGCTTCGGGCAGGGCGAACTTGCGCCAGCTATTCGCGCTGTTCAGGCTGAACGCGACGGGAGCGATGCTGACCGGATCGAGCGTCCGGTTGACCGACACGCGATCATTGAGATCCGCCGCACGCACCATCACGGTGACCGAACGCTGCCCGCTGAGCGAGCCGCTGGTGGGAGTGAAGCGAAAATTCTGACGTCCGGCCGAGGCGGCGATCCGGGCATAGGCCGCCGCCAGACGGGGATCCTTGGTCGTGGGCGTGAAGGACGAGATACTGCCAAGTGCGCCAAGGGAGACAGGAACATCGGCGCGCATGCGGACCAGATCGGTGGCTGCGCCGATCGCAGGAGACAGCATGAAGCCGGCCAAGGCAACCGCCGAGCCCGCCAACGCCAAATGTCCCCTATTCACACGCATGACGCGAATCTCTTCCCCACCGACGAATTTTCCAAACTTCTACACTTCAACACCGGCAATGGGTAGTGCGTCATGACCTTTTTATCCGCGCTGTTGCACGGAACACACAGAGTCAAACGCGCGGGGCGGCCAACCGTTTCCGGCGATGCCATGGCCCCCTTGCCCATTGCCACGGCTTCTCTATAGAAGCGGGGCGTTTTTCTTCAATATGGGACATGCCTGATGGTCCGCCGCCTACCCGCTTCTGTTTCCGCCGGTCTGCTGCTGACCGCGCTATTGCCGCTCGCCGCATGCGGGGGCGGGGCCAAGGAACGCCCCAAGGCCGATCTGGCCGCGTCGAAGGTCACGACCATCGGCGTCAACAGCTATCTGTGGCGCGCTACGTTGGACACGCTGTCCTTCATGCCGATGGTGCAGACGGATTCGAACGGCGGCGTCATCGTCACCGACTGGTACGCCAATCCCAACAGCCCCAATGAGCGGATGAAGCTGACCGTGTCGATCCTGGACCAGGATCTGCGCGCCGACGCGCTGCGCG is a window of Sphingobium sp. MI1205 DNA encoding:
- a CDS encoding DUF3576 domain-containing protein, coding for MVRRLPASVSAGLLLTALLPLAACGGGAKERPKADLAASKVTTIGVNSYLWRATLDTLSFMPMVQTDSNGGVIVTDWYANPNSPNERMKLTVSILDQDLRADALRVAASRQVNQGGQWVDAPVQAATVQKLEEVILTKARDLRRMAIMG